A region of Ictidomys tridecemlineatus isolate mIctTri1 chromosome 4, mIctTri1.hap1, whole genome shotgun sequence DNA encodes the following proteins:
- the Robo3 gene encoding roundabout homolog 3 isoform X5, with protein sequence MLRYLLKTLLQMNLFADSLAGDISNSSELLFGGFNSSLAALNHSTRPPSAPSLNETRIEPEDAMPRIVEQPPDLLVSRGEPATLPCRAEGRPRPNIEWYKNGARVATAREDPRAHRLLLPSGALFFPKIVHGRRARPDEGIYTCVARNYLGVAASRNASLEVAVLRDDFRQSPGNVVVAVGEPAVMECVPPRGHPEPLVTWKKDSARLKEEEGRITIRGGKLMMSYTLKSDAGMYVCVASNMAGERESGAAELVVLERPSFLRRPVNQVVLVDAPVNFLCEAQGDPPPHLHWRKEDGELSTGRYEIRSDHSLWIGRVSAEDEGTYTCVAENSVGRVEASGSLSVHVPPQLVTQPQDQMAAPGENVAFQCETKGNPPPAIFWQKEGSQVLLFPSQSLQPTGRFSVSPRGQLNITEVQSEDAGYYVCQAVSVAGSILAKALLEIKGASLDGLPPVILQGPANQTLILGSSVWLPCRVTGNPQPNVRWKKDGQWLQGDDHQFNLMANGTLYITSMQEMDMGFYSCVAKNSIGEAIWSGWLRKREDWGASPDPPTELSTLPGPPSQPVVTEITKNSITLTWKPNPQAGATVTSYVIEAFSQAAGNTWRTVADGVQLETHTVSGLQPNTIYLFLVRAVGTWGLSEPSPVSEPVRTQDSHPTRPVEDPWRGQRGMAEVAVRMQEPIVLGPRTLQVSWTVDGPVQLVQGFRVSWRAAGPNGGSWTVLDLQTPSQQSTVLRGLPPGTQIQIKVQAQGQEGLGAESPFVTRNIPEEAPSGPPQGVAVALGGDGNSSITVSWEPPLPSQQNGVITEYQIWCLGNDSRFHLNRSVAGWARSVMLRGLLPGLLYHTLVAAATSAGVGVTSAPVLVQLPSPPGVEPGLEVGPGLAERLARVLREPAFLAGSGAACGALLLGLCAALYRRRKQRKELSHYTASFAYTPAVSFPHSEGLSGASSRPPIGLGPASYPWLADSWPHPSRSPSAQEPRGSCCPSNPDPDDRYYNEAGISLYLAQTARGTAAPGEGPVYSTIDPAGEELQTFHGGFPQQPSGDPGTWSQYAPPEWSQGDSGARGGKVKLLGKPVQMPSLNWPEALPPPPPSCELSCPEGPEEDLEGRENPAGTWRDDSSTSRTRCPNPEEIQGSSL encoded by the exons ATGCTGCGCTACCTGCTCAAAACGCTGCTTCAGATGAACTTGTTCGCGGACTCCCTGGCCGGGGACATCTCTAACTCCAGTGAGCTGCTCTTCGGCGGATTCAACTCCTCGCTGGCGGCGCTCAACCACAGTACGCGGCCTCCCAGCGCCCCCTCTCTCAACG agaCAAGAATTGAGCCAGAAGACGCTATGCCGCGCATCGTGGAGCAGCCACCAGATCTATTGGTCTCCCGGGGCGAGCCGGCCACACTGCCCTGTCGCGCTGAGGGCCGGCCTCGACCCAATATCGAGTGGTACAAGAATGGAGCACGCGTGGCCACGGCACGCGAGGATCCGCGCGCGCACCGCCTGCTGCTGCCCAGCGGCGCCCTCTTCTTCCCGAAAATTGTGCATGGGCGCCGTGCTCGACCGGATGAGGGAATCTACACTTGTGTGGCGCGCAACTACCTGGGGGTTGCAGCTAGTAGAAACGCCTCTTTGGAAGTAGCAG TCCTCCGTGATGATTTCCGGCAGTCTCCTGGAAAcgtggtggtggcagtgggggAGCCAGCAGTAATGGAATGTGTGCCCCCCAGGGGCCACCCAGAACCTTTGGTGACTTGGAAGAAGGACAGTGCAAGGcttaaagaggaggagggaaggattaCG ATTCGTGGAGGGAAGCTGATGATGTCATACACGCTCAAGAGCGATGCtgggatgtatgtgtgtgtggcatCCAACATGGCAGGAGAACGGGAGAGTGGGGCAGCTGAACTTGTGGTACTGG AGCGTCCCTCATTCCTGCGAAGACCAGTAAACCAGGTGGTCCTGGTTGATGCCCCTGTGAATTTTCTATGTGAGGCGCAGGGGGATCCCCCACCTCATCTACACTGGCGCAAGGAGGATGGGGAACTGTCCACAGGCAG GTATGAGATCCGGAGTGACCACAGCCTTTGGATTGGGCGAGTGAGTGCTGAAGATGAGGGAACTTATACCTGTGTGGCGGAGAACAGCGTGGGCCGTGTGGAAGCATCGGGTTCCCTCAGTGTTCACG TCCCACCCCAGTTGGTAACCCAGCCCCAAGACCAGATGGCAGCTCCTGGAGAGAATGTGGCTTTCCAGTGTGAGACCAAAGGAAACCCCCCACCTGCCATCTTCTGGCAGAAAGAGGGAAGTCAA GTCCTGCTTTTCCCTAGCCAGTCACTTCAGCCTACAGGGCGCTTCTCAGTCTCTCCAAGAGGACAGCTCAACATCACTGAAGTGCAGAGTGAGGATGCTGGCTACTATGTATGCCAGGCTGTCAGTGTGGCTGGCAGCATCCTGGCCAAGGCCCTGTTGGAGATAAAAGGAG CCTCCTTGGATGGGCTCCCTCCCGTCATCCTCCAGGGACCAGCCAATCAGACACTAATCCTTGGCTCCTCTGTGTGGCTGCCATGCAGAGTGACTGGGAACCCTCAGCCCAATGTCCGATGGAAGAAGGATGGACAGTGGCTGCAGGGGGATGACCACCAGTTCAATCTAATGGCCAATGGCACCCTGTACATCACCAGTATGCAG GAGATGGATATGGGTTTCTACAGCTGTGTGGCCAAGAATTCCATAGGAGAGGCCATATGGAGTGGCTGGCTTAGGAAGCGAG AAGATTGGGGAGCATCACCAGATCCTCCTACAGAACTGAGTACCCTGCCAGGCCCTCCCTCTCAGCCAGTGGTCACTGAGATCACCAAGAACAGCATTACCCTGACCTGGAAGCCCAATCCACAGGCTGGGGCTACAGTCACCTCTTATGTGATAGAGGCCTTCAG CCAAGCAGCTGGCAACACATGGCGGACAGTGGCAGATGGTGTGCAGCTGGAGACACATACAGTCAGCGGTCTGCAGCCCAATACCATCTACCTGTTCCTGGTTCGAGCTGTGGGAACCTGGGGCCTCAGTGAACCCAGCCCTGTCTCTGAGCCTGTCCGCACCCAGG ACAGTCATCCAACCAGGCCAGTGGAGGATCCATGGAGAGGCCAACGGGGAATGGCTGAAGTGGCTGTGCGAATGCAGGAGCCCATAGTCCTAGGGCCCCGGACTCTGCAGGTGTCCTGGACT GTGGATGGCCCGGTCCAGCTGGTACAAGGTTTCCGGGTATCCTGGAGGGCAGCAGGCCCTAATGGGGGAAGCTGGACAGTGCTGGATCTACAGACCCCAAGCCAGCAAAGTACTGTGCTAAGAGGACTCCCACCAGGGACCCAAATCCAGATTAAGGTGCAAGCCCAAggccaggaggggctgggggctgaAAGCCCCTTTGTGACCAGGAACATTCCTGAGGAGG CTCCCAGTGGTCCCCCCCAGGGAGTGGCAGTAGCCTTGGGGGGTGATGGCAACAGCAGTATCACTGTGTCCTGGGAGCCTCCACTGCCCTCTCAACAAAATGGGGTCATCACTGAATACCAG ATCTGGTGCCTGGGCAATGATAGTCGTTTCCACCTCAACCGGTCTGTGGCGGGCTGGGCACGTTCCGTGATGCTGCGGGGACTCCTGCCGGGTCTGCTCTACCATACCCTGGTCGCGGCGGCCACCAGCGCTGGCGTGGGCGTGACCAGTGCCCCGGTGCTAGTGCAGCTAC CGTCCCCGCCGGGAGTGGAGCCTGGGCTCGAGGTGGGCCCGGGGCTGGCGGAGCGGCTGGCGAGGGTGCTGCGGGAGCCTGCCTTCCTTGCAGGCAGCGGTGCGGCCTGCGGGGCGTTGCTGCTCGGGCTCTGCGCCGCCCTCTACCGGCGCCGGAAGCAGCGCAAAGAGCTCAGCCACTACACGG CCTCCTTTGCCTACACACCCGCAG TGTCCTTCCCACACTCAGAGGGACTCTCTGGAGCCAGTTCCAG GCCACCCATAGGCCTTGGCCCTGCCTCCTACCCATGGCTGGCAGACTCGTGGCCCCACCCTTCTCGAAGCCCTTCAGCCCAGGAACCTAGGGGAAGCTGCTGCCCCAGCAATCCTGACCCAGATGACAGATACTATAATG aagcaGGAATCTCCCTATATTTGGCTCAGACTGCCCGGGGCACTGCTGCCCCTGGTGAGGGTCCTGTCTATAGCACCATTGACCCAGCAGGGGAAGAGCTGCAGACCTTCCATGGGGGATTCCCCCAACAACCATCAGGGGACCCAGGCACCTGGAGCCAGTATGCTCCTCCAGAATGGAGCCAAGGGGACAGTG GAGCCAGGGGAGGCAAAGTGAAGCTTCTGGGGAAACCTGTGCAGATGCCCTCTCTGAACTGGCCAGAAGCCTTGCCACCACCTCCCCCTTCCTGTGAACTGAGCTGTCCAGAGGGGCCTGAGGAGGATCTGGAGGGCAG GGAGAACCCGGCAGGTACCTGGAGAGATGACTCCTCCACTTCAAGGACCAGGTGCCCGAATCCGGAAGAAATCCAAGGCTCTTCATTATAA
- the Robo3 gene encoding roundabout homolog 3 isoform X2, with product MLRYLLKTLLQMNLFADSLAGDISNSSELLFGGFNSSLAALNHSTRPPSAPSLNETRIEPEDAMPRIVEQPPDLLVSRGEPATLPCRAEGRPRPNIEWYKNGARVATAREDPRAHRLLLPSGALFFPKIVHGRRARPDEGIYTCVARNYLGVAASRNASLEVAVLRDDFRQSPGNVVVAVGEPAVMECVPPRGHPEPLVTWKKDSARLKEEEGRITIRGGKLMMSYTLKSDAGMYVCVASNMAGERESGAAELVVLERPSFLRRPVNQVVLVDAPVNFLCEAQGDPPPHLHWRKEDGELSTGRYEIRSDHSLWIGRVSAEDEGTYTCVAENSVGRVEASGSLSVHVPPQLVTQPQDQMAAPGENVAFQCETKGNPPPAIFWQKEGSQVLLFPSQSLQPTGRFSVSPRGQLNITEVQSEDAGYYVCQAVSVAGSILAKALLEIKGASLDGLPPVILQGPANQTLILGSSVWLPCRVTGNPQPNVRWKKDGQWLQGDDHQFNLMANGTLYITSMQEMDMGFYSCVAKNSIGEAIWSGWLRKREDWGASPDPPTELSTLPGPPSQPVVTEITKNSITLTWKPNPQAGATVTSYVIEAFSQAAGNTWRTVADGVQLETHTVSGLQPNTIYLFLVRAVGTWGLSEPSPVSEPVRTQDSHPTRPVEDPWRGQRGMAEVAVRMQEPIVLGPRTLQVSWTVDGPVQLVQGFRVSWRAAGPNGGSWTVLDLQTPSQQSTVLRGLPPGTQIQIKVQAQGQEGLGAESPFVTRNIPEEAPSGPPQGVAVALGGDGNSSITVSWEPPLPSQQNGVITEYQIWCLGNDSRFHLNRSVAGWARSVMLRGLLPGLLYHTLVAAATSAGVGVTSAPVLVQLPSPPGVEPGLEVGPGLAERLARVLREPAFLAGSGAACGALLLGLCAALYRRRKQRKELSHYTASFAYTPAVSFPHSEGLSGASSRPPIGLGPASYPWLADSWPHPSRSPSAQEPRGSCCPSNPDPDDRYYNEAGISLYLAQTARGTAAPGEGPVYSTIDPAGEELQTFHGGFPQQPSGDPGTWSQYAPPEWSQGDSGARGGKVKLLGKPVQMPSLNWPEALPPPPPSCELSCPEGPEEDLEGSSESEEWCPPMPERSHPIEPSSSGGCLVAPPQGENPSPTPSYGQQSTATLTPSPPDPPQPPSDLPHLHQMPRRVPLGPSSPLSVSQPTLSSYEGKPAGLSAGLTSSHHLGPSPVPSTTSSAPGRTRQVPGEMTPPLQGPGARIRKKSKALHYKREHSPGDLPPPPLPPPEEEVSWALGLRAAGSMSSLEREHSGERRVVQVVPLGAQRGPHPDGTKMTFDEAVRILRVPWGRGCNILSW from the exons ATGCTGCGCTACCTGCTCAAAACGCTGCTTCAGATGAACTTGTTCGCGGACTCCCTGGCCGGGGACATCTCTAACTCCAGTGAGCTGCTCTTCGGCGGATTCAACTCCTCGCTGGCGGCGCTCAACCACAGTACGCGGCCTCCCAGCGCCCCCTCTCTCAACG agaCAAGAATTGAGCCAGAAGACGCTATGCCGCGCATCGTGGAGCAGCCACCAGATCTATTGGTCTCCCGGGGCGAGCCGGCCACACTGCCCTGTCGCGCTGAGGGCCGGCCTCGACCCAATATCGAGTGGTACAAGAATGGAGCACGCGTGGCCACGGCACGCGAGGATCCGCGCGCGCACCGCCTGCTGCTGCCCAGCGGCGCCCTCTTCTTCCCGAAAATTGTGCATGGGCGCCGTGCTCGACCGGATGAGGGAATCTACACTTGTGTGGCGCGCAACTACCTGGGGGTTGCAGCTAGTAGAAACGCCTCTTTGGAAGTAGCAG TCCTCCGTGATGATTTCCGGCAGTCTCCTGGAAAcgtggtggtggcagtgggggAGCCAGCAGTAATGGAATGTGTGCCCCCCAGGGGCCACCCAGAACCTTTGGTGACTTGGAAGAAGGACAGTGCAAGGcttaaagaggaggagggaaggattaCG ATTCGTGGAGGGAAGCTGATGATGTCATACACGCTCAAGAGCGATGCtgggatgtatgtgtgtgtggcatCCAACATGGCAGGAGAACGGGAGAGTGGGGCAGCTGAACTTGTGGTACTGG AGCGTCCCTCATTCCTGCGAAGACCAGTAAACCAGGTGGTCCTGGTTGATGCCCCTGTGAATTTTCTATGTGAGGCGCAGGGGGATCCCCCACCTCATCTACACTGGCGCAAGGAGGATGGGGAACTGTCCACAGGCAG GTATGAGATCCGGAGTGACCACAGCCTTTGGATTGGGCGAGTGAGTGCTGAAGATGAGGGAACTTATACCTGTGTGGCGGAGAACAGCGTGGGCCGTGTGGAAGCATCGGGTTCCCTCAGTGTTCACG TCCCACCCCAGTTGGTAACCCAGCCCCAAGACCAGATGGCAGCTCCTGGAGAGAATGTGGCTTTCCAGTGTGAGACCAAAGGAAACCCCCCACCTGCCATCTTCTGGCAGAAAGAGGGAAGTCAA GTCCTGCTTTTCCCTAGCCAGTCACTTCAGCCTACAGGGCGCTTCTCAGTCTCTCCAAGAGGACAGCTCAACATCACTGAAGTGCAGAGTGAGGATGCTGGCTACTATGTATGCCAGGCTGTCAGTGTGGCTGGCAGCATCCTGGCCAAGGCCCTGTTGGAGATAAAAGGAG CCTCCTTGGATGGGCTCCCTCCCGTCATCCTCCAGGGACCAGCCAATCAGACACTAATCCTTGGCTCCTCTGTGTGGCTGCCATGCAGAGTGACTGGGAACCCTCAGCCCAATGTCCGATGGAAGAAGGATGGACAGTGGCTGCAGGGGGATGACCACCAGTTCAATCTAATGGCCAATGGCACCCTGTACATCACCAGTATGCAG GAGATGGATATGGGTTTCTACAGCTGTGTGGCCAAGAATTCCATAGGAGAGGCCATATGGAGTGGCTGGCTTAGGAAGCGAG AAGATTGGGGAGCATCACCAGATCCTCCTACAGAACTGAGTACCCTGCCAGGCCCTCCCTCTCAGCCAGTGGTCACTGAGATCACCAAGAACAGCATTACCCTGACCTGGAAGCCCAATCCACAGGCTGGGGCTACAGTCACCTCTTATGTGATAGAGGCCTTCAG CCAAGCAGCTGGCAACACATGGCGGACAGTGGCAGATGGTGTGCAGCTGGAGACACATACAGTCAGCGGTCTGCAGCCCAATACCATCTACCTGTTCCTGGTTCGAGCTGTGGGAACCTGGGGCCTCAGTGAACCCAGCCCTGTCTCTGAGCCTGTCCGCACCCAGG ACAGTCATCCAACCAGGCCAGTGGAGGATCCATGGAGAGGCCAACGGGGAATGGCTGAAGTGGCTGTGCGAATGCAGGAGCCCATAGTCCTAGGGCCCCGGACTCTGCAGGTGTCCTGGACT GTGGATGGCCCGGTCCAGCTGGTACAAGGTTTCCGGGTATCCTGGAGGGCAGCAGGCCCTAATGGGGGAAGCTGGACAGTGCTGGATCTACAGACCCCAAGCCAGCAAAGTACTGTGCTAAGAGGACTCCCACCAGGGACCCAAATCCAGATTAAGGTGCAAGCCCAAggccaggaggggctgggggctgaAAGCCCCTTTGTGACCAGGAACATTCCTGAGGAGG CTCCCAGTGGTCCCCCCCAGGGAGTGGCAGTAGCCTTGGGGGGTGATGGCAACAGCAGTATCACTGTGTCCTGGGAGCCTCCACTGCCCTCTCAACAAAATGGGGTCATCACTGAATACCAG ATCTGGTGCCTGGGCAATGATAGTCGTTTCCACCTCAACCGGTCTGTGGCGGGCTGGGCACGTTCCGTGATGCTGCGGGGACTCCTGCCGGGTCTGCTCTACCATACCCTGGTCGCGGCGGCCACCAGCGCTGGCGTGGGCGTGACCAGTGCCCCGGTGCTAGTGCAGCTAC CGTCCCCGCCGGGAGTGGAGCCTGGGCTCGAGGTGGGCCCGGGGCTGGCGGAGCGGCTGGCGAGGGTGCTGCGGGAGCCTGCCTTCCTTGCAGGCAGCGGTGCGGCCTGCGGGGCGTTGCTGCTCGGGCTCTGCGCCGCCCTCTACCGGCGCCGGAAGCAGCGCAAAGAGCTCAGCCACTACACGG CCTCCTTTGCCTACACACCCGCAG TGTCCTTCCCACACTCAGAGGGACTCTCTGGAGCCAGTTCCAG GCCACCCATAGGCCTTGGCCCTGCCTCCTACCCATGGCTGGCAGACTCGTGGCCCCACCCTTCTCGAAGCCCTTCAGCCCAGGAACCTAGGGGAAGCTGCTGCCCCAGCAATCCTGACCCAGATGACAGATACTATAATG aagcaGGAATCTCCCTATATTTGGCTCAGACTGCCCGGGGCACTGCTGCCCCTGGTGAGGGTCCTGTCTATAGCACCATTGACCCAGCAGGGGAAGAGCTGCAGACCTTCCATGGGGGATTCCCCCAACAACCATCAGGGGACCCAGGCACCTGGAGCCAGTATGCTCCTCCAGAATGGAGCCAAGGGGACAGTG GAGCCAGGGGAGGCAAAGTGAAGCTTCTGGGGAAACCTGTGCAGATGCCCTCTCTGAACTGGCCAGAAGCCTTGCCACCACCTCCCCCTTCCTGTGAACTGAGCTGTCCAGAGGGGCCTGAGGAGGATCTGGAGGGCAG CTCAGAGTCAGAAGAATGGTGCCCACCAATGCCTGAGAGAAGCCACCCGATTGAGCCCAGCTCCAGTGGAGGGTGCCTGGTTGCTCCACCCCAAGGGGAAAACCCCTCTCCCACACCCTCCTATGGACAGCAGTCCACAGCCACTCTTACCCCCTCACCTCCTGaccctccccagccccctagtGATCTTCCCCATCTCCATCAGATGCCCAG GAGGGTGCCCCTTGGGCCAAGTTCCCCTCTCAGTGTGTCCCAGCCCACTCTGAGTAGCTATGAAGGGAAGCCTGCTGGCCTGAGTGCTGGCCTCACATCCTCCCACCATCTCggccccagccctgtccccagtACAACCAGCAGTGCCCCAG GGAGAACCCGGCAGGTACCTGGAGAGATGACTCCTCCACTTCAAGGACCAGGTGCCCGAATCCGGAAGAAATCCAAGGCTCTTCATTATAAGAGGGAACACAGCCCTGGGG ACTTGCCCCCACCACCCCTGCCACCGCCAGAAGAGGAGGTAAGCTGGGCCTTGGGGCTGAGAGCAGCAGGCAGCATGTCCTCCTTGGAGCGAGAGCACAGTGGGGAGAGGAGAGTTGTGCAGGTGGTGCCTCTGGGGGCCCAGCGGGGACCCCATCCAGATG GAACCAAGATGACCTTTGATGAGGCAGTGAGAATATTGAGAGTTCCATGGGGCAGGGGGTGTAACATCCTCTCATGGTAA